A single region of the Anabaena sphaerica FACHB-251 genome encodes:
- a CDS encoding glycosyltransferase family 2 protein, with translation MPDIQISAIICTHNRDIYLGAAIDSLLAQELSAKFEIVVVDNGSGDRTREVVEQRSHHSHLKYIFEPTIGLSVARNTGAKSASADILAYLDDDAVATPQWLQILYSAYQNNSKLAIAGGKVTLIWPPGIQPPKWLSPGLAANLGAYDLGDNNLYIEQPGSTPRGLNYSIRRSFLEEIGGFDPQLGRVGKNLLSNEELQMTEFALQRGWQVAYLPAALVAHNVAPERLKPSWFLNRGWWQGISECYREQLAGKAGVDQLQRGTEKFLRGLYKSLQYITDPAERFDKLVYAYGQIGYLNAAIHGLLSKHNKK, from the coding sequence ATGCCGGATATCCAAATCTCTGCGATCATTTGTACTCACAATCGAGATATCTATTTAGGTGCAGCAATTGACAGCCTACTGGCACAGGAATTAAGTGCTAAATTTGAAATTGTGGTAGTAGATAATGGATCAGGCGATCGCACTCGTGAAGTGGTAGAACAAAGATCCCACCATTCCCACCTTAAGTATATTTTTGAACCAACTATCGGCTTATCGGTAGCTCGCAATACAGGGGCTAAATCTGCTAGTGCTGACATTCTTGCTTATTTAGATGATGATGCAGTCGCTACTCCCCAATGGCTGCAAATTTTGTATTCTGCATATCAAAATAATTCTAAATTAGCGATCGCAGGTGGAAAAGTCACCCTCATCTGGCCTCCAGGCATCCAACCACCAAAATGGCTATCTCCCGGACTAGCAGCTAACTTAGGTGCTTACGACTTAGGAGATAACAACCTCTACATTGAACAACCAGGTTCAACCCCCAGAGGCTTAAATTACTCCATCCGCCGTAGTTTTCTAGAAGAAATAGGCGGTTTTGATCCGCAACTGGGAAGAGTTGGCAAAAACCTACTATCTAACGAAGAACTGCAAATGACTGAATTTGCCCTCCAGCGTGGTTGGCAAGTCGCTTATCTTCCCGCAGCTTTAGTTGCTCATAATGTCGCTCCAGAAAGGCTAAAACCATCCTGGTTTTTAAACCGGGGTTGGTGGCAAGGTATTAGTGAGTGCTATCGAGAACAACTAGCTGGTAAAGCAGGTGTTGACCAACTGCAACGAGGAACTGAAAAATTTTTACGTGGTTTATATAAATCATTACAATATATTACTGACCCAGCCGAAAGATTTGATAAACTAGTCTATGCTTATGGTCAGATTGGTTACTTAAATGCTGCCATTCACGGACTACTGTCTAAACACAACAAAAAATGA
- a CDS encoding glycosyltransferase family 2 protein, whose product MLSKIPVSVLIPAKNEEANLPACLASLQVADEIFLVDSQSTDRSVEIAESYGAKVVQFKFNGSWPKKKNWSLENLPFRNEWVLIVDCDERITPESWAEIAELIKNDEFNGYYINRRVFFLGKWIRHGGKYPDWNLRLFKHQKGRYENLNTEDIPNTGDNEVHEHVILQGKVGYLKNDMLHEDFRDLYHWLERHNRYSNWEARVYFNLLAGKDNSNTIGANLFGDAVQRKRFLKTVWVRLPFKPLLRFILFYIIQRGFLDGKAGYIYGRLLSQYEYQIGVKLYELRTLGGKLNVANTSKSVPKPVNQEVEKTAI is encoded by the coding sequence ATGTTATCTAAAATACCAGTATCTGTACTCATTCCCGCCAAAAACGAAGAAGCAAATCTACCAGCTTGTCTTGCTAGTTTACAAGTAGCCGATGAAATTTTTCTGGTTGATTCCCAAAGCACTGATCGCAGTGTTGAAATAGCTGAAAGTTACGGCGCTAAAGTCGTACAATTTAAATTTAATGGCAGTTGGCCAAAAAAGAAAAATTGGTCATTAGAAAACCTACCTTTTCGTAATGAATGGGTATTAATAGTTGATTGTGATGAACGCATTACACCAGAATCGTGGGCAGAAATTGCCGAACTCATTAAAAACGATGAATTTAATGGTTATTATATCAATCGCCGCGTATTTTTCTTAGGAAAATGGATTCGTCACGGAGGTAAATATCCTGATTGGAATTTGCGGTTATTTAAACATCAAAAAGGCCGTTACGAAAATCTCAATACTGAAGACATACCCAACACAGGCGATAATGAAGTTCACGAACACGTAATATTGCAAGGAAAAGTAGGGTATCTCAAAAATGATATGCTCCATGAAGACTTCCGAGATTTGTATCACTGGTTAGAAAGACATAACCGCTATTCTAACTGGGAAGCCCGTGTTTATTTTAATTTACTTGCAGGTAAAGATAACAGTAATACTATTGGCGCAAATCTATTTGGTGATGCAGTACAACGCAAACGCTTCTTAAAAACGGTGTGGGTACGCTTGCCGTTTAAACCATTATTAAGATTTATTTTGTTCTACATTATTCAGCGTGGTTTTTTAGATGGCAAAGCCGGATATATCTATGGACGCTTACTCAGTCAATATGAATATCAAATAGGGGTTAAGCTTTACGAATTACGGACTTTAGGCGGAAAATTAAACGTTGCCAATACCTCTAAATCCGTTCCCAAACCTGTAAATCAAGAAGTTGAAAAAACGGCAATTTAA
- the hpsU gene encoding hormogonium polysaccharide biosynthesis acetyltransferase HpsU, protein MTDEKPYVDLSKYDQSWFDRGRPGWYILLWWLVQAIAFPLTPHPLNIIRCALLRLFGAKIGKGVLIRPTARFTYPWKVTIGDYSWIGDDVVLYSLDQINIGEHCIISQKTYLCTGSHDIQDPAFGLKTASITIGNGAWVAADCFVAPGVEIGVNAVIGARSSVFTDMPAGQVCWGSPCRPHHPRIKQ, encoded by the coding sequence ATGACAGATGAAAAACCTTATGTAGATTTAAGCAAATATGACCAATCCTGGTTTGATCGTGGTCGTCCAGGTTGGTATATTTTGTTATGGTGGTTAGTGCAAGCGATCGCCTTTCCACTTACTCCCCACCCCCTGAATATTATCCGTTGCGCCCTACTGCGGTTGTTTGGAGCTAAAATTGGCAAAGGCGTATTAATTCGACCCACAGCCCGTTTTACCTACCCTTGGAAAGTTACCATTGGTGATTATAGTTGGATTGGTGACGACGTAGTTTTATACAGTCTGGATCAAATTAACATTGGTGAACATTGTATAATTTCTCAAAAAACTTACCTCTGTACAGGTAGTCATGATATCCAAGATCCGGCGTTTGGGTTGAAAACCGCAAGTATTACCATTGGTAACGGTGCATGGGTAGCAGCAGATTGTTTTGTAGCCCCAGGAGTAGAAATTGGTGTTAATGCGGTGATAGGTGCGCGTAGTAGTGTATTTACTGATATGCCAGCAGGTCAAGTTTGTTGGGGAAGTCCCTGTCGTCCCCACCATCCAAGAATTAAACAATAG
- a CDS encoding DUF2330 domain-containing protein produces MKKFKLFIPLLIALVAVLSFAPTAWAFCGFYVAKADTKLYNQASQVVIARDGNKTVLTMANDFQGEVKDFAMVVPVPTVIKEEQVRVAQPNIIERLDAFSAPRLVEYFDEDPCAPLQKLQSMPVPMAAGTRGRAEESARQDNSLGVTVEARFNVGEYDILILSAKESGGLETWLNRNGYKMPRGANQLLKPYIRSSMKFFVAKVNLDKFEKSGYQFLRPLQIAYESPKFMLPIRLGMINATNEQDLIVYILSPQGQAEVTNYRTVKVPSNVNIPVFVKNEFGDFYKSMFQTSYTKEDKKVAFLEYAWDMGNCDPCSAQPLNPEELKQAGVFWLDQNGNNNNRIAPSFGFPFSNNNVYVTRLHVRYTRNKFPEDLMFQATSNRESFQGRYVLQHPFTGNLQCPAGREYKRSLSRRFEKEAQTLAQLTNWKIQDIRQKMQLSVGNLTTSWWESLLMLFGF; encoded by the coding sequence ATGAAAAAATTTAAATTATTCATCCCCTTATTAATTGCACTTGTCGCTGTACTATCTTTTGCACCCACAGCCTGGGCTTTTTGTGGTTTTTATGTTGCCAAAGCTGATACTAAATTGTATAACCAAGCTTCTCAGGTGGTTATTGCCAGAGATGGTAATAAAACAGTATTAACAATGGCTAACGACTTTCAAGGTGAAGTTAAAGACTTTGCAATGGTCGTACCTGTACCCACAGTAATAAAAGAAGAACAAGTGCGCGTTGCTCAACCTAATATTATTGAAAGATTGGATGCTTTTAGCGCCCCCAGATTAGTAGAATACTTTGATGAAGATCCTTGCGCCCCGCTTCAAAAACTACAGTCAATGCCAGTGCCAATGGCAGCAGGAACAAGAGGACGTGCTGAGGAAAGTGCTAGGCAAGATAACAGTTTAGGTGTCACCGTTGAGGCGCGGTTTAATGTCGGTGAATATGATATTTTAATCCTCAGTGCCAAAGAATCTGGTGGTTTAGAAACTTGGTTGAATCGCAATGGCTACAAAATGCCTAGAGGTGCAAATCAGTTACTAAAACCCTACATTCGTTCTTCCATGAAGTTCTTTGTTGCTAAAGTCAACTTAGATAAATTTGAGAAATCTGGTTATCAATTTCTCCGACCTTTGCAAATTGCTTATGAATCACCCAAGTTTATGTTACCCATTCGTTTGGGTATGATTAACGCTACCAATGAGCAAGATTTAATTGTTTATATTCTCTCACCTCAAGGACAAGCAGAAGTTACTAACTACCGCACGGTAAAAGTTCCTTCTAATGTGAATATTCCTGTGTTTGTTAAAAACGAATTTGGCGACTTTTATAAATCCATGTTCCAAACTTCTTATACCAAAGAAGATAAAAAAGTTGCTTTTCTAGAATATGCTTGGGATATGGGTAATTGCGATCCTTGTTCTGCTCAACCTCTCAACCCTGAAGAACTCAAGCAAGCTGGTGTATTTTGGTTGGATCAAAATGGCAATAATAACAATAGAATAGCACCTAGTTTTGGTTTTCCATTCTCTAACAATAATGTTTACGTTACCCGGTTGCACGTTCGCTACACTCGTAATAAATTCCCTGAAGATTTGATGTTTCAAGCAACTTCCAACCGAGAATCTTTTCAAGGACGTTATGTTTTACAACATCCGTTTACGGGTAATTTACAATGTCCTGCGGGTAGAGAATATAAACGGTCATTATCCCGACGTTTTGAAAAAGAAGCGCAGACTTTAGCCCAGTTAACAAACTGGAAAATTCAAGATATTCGCCAAAAAATGCAGCTTAGTGTGGGAAATCTCACAACTTCTTGGTGGGAAAGTCTTTTGATGTTGTTTGGATTTTAA
- a CDS encoding RnfABCDGE type electron transport complex subunit D: MFKDIRDYQILFLSLFLILGIGTRDWTLRPELILIAIATCLVTQSILSLVITKEANINLRSPLITSLGLSLLLRADHGTTMVLAAATAIGSKFVFQTGDKHFFNPANFGIISALALTPDAWVSPGQWGEEWWYGLLFAGTGGMILQRVGRWDTTAAFLGAYSLLEAVRNIWLGWTWDVYLHRLMSGSLILFALFMVTDPRSIPNSPIGRIVWAVCIAIVTFILRNYFFLSTAVFWALFALAPLTILIDNLWFAPRFAWLNKAEIKTENHSLQVNKV; this comes from the coding sequence ATGTTCAAAGATATTCGAGACTATCAAATTCTATTTCTCAGTCTATTCCTAATCTTGGGAATTGGCACAAGAGACTGGACACTGCGGCCTGAATTGATTTTAATAGCGATCGCAACTTGTCTAGTCACACAATCAATATTGTCATTAGTTATCACAAAAGAAGCAAACATAAATCTTCGCAGTCCCCTAATTACCTCTCTGGGACTGAGTTTACTACTACGCGCTGACCATGGGACGACAATGGTTTTAGCTGCTGCAACCGCGATAGGTAGCAAATTTGTCTTCCAAACTGGTGATAAGCATTTCTTCAACCCCGCCAATTTTGGCATTATTTCCGCCTTAGCACTAACCCCTGATGCTTGGGTTTCCCCCGGACAGTGGGGGGAAGAATGGTGGTATGGGCTGTTATTTGCGGGGACTGGGGGCATGATTTTACAACGAGTCGGTCGTTGGGACACCACAGCCGCTTTTTTAGGTGCATACTCCTTACTGGAAGCAGTGCGTAATATTTGGCTAGGTTGGACTTGGGATGTTTACTTACATCGGTTAATGAGTGGGTCTTTAATACTGTTTGCCTTATTTATGGTGACAGATCCCCGGTCTATTCCTAACTCCCCTATCGGTCGTATCGTTTGGGCGGTTTGTATTGCCATAGTCACCTTTATTTTGCGGAATTATTTCTTCCTCTCTACCGCAGTTTTTTGGGCGTTATTTGCCCTCGCACCATTGACCATTCTTATAGATAACCTCTGGTTTGCGCCCAGATTTGCCTGGTTAAACAAAGCTGAAATAAAGACGGAAAATCACTCATTACAAGTTAACAAGGTTTGA
- a CDS encoding ABC transporter permease subunit (The N-terminal region of this protein, as described by TIGR01726, is a three transmembrane segment that identifies a subfamily of ABC transporter permease subunits, which specificities that include histidine, arginine, glutamine, glutamate, L-cystine (sic), the opines (in Agrobacterium) octopine and nopaline, etc.), whose protein sequence is MVKLPFGRWLRWCLVVGLSCCLLAGCSVNPAGGKTLRVATEPAFPPFEFQGQGGELQGFSIDLMRAIASSTPEANATAANFQVDFQSLPFDGIIPALQAKTIDAAISSITITPERAKTVSFSRPYFKAGLAIAIRTDNQDINSFDSLQNKKIAVQIGTTGAEKAKGVTGAQVRSFDSAPLALQELLNGNVDAVINDAPVTLYAINTGNLQGIKVIQQLLTEEFYGIATAKNSPYLSLINQGLTKVLANGTYQQIYQKWFKSTPPGLPEKLQFANQNAARLNSFSLILQSLPTLLNGVLVTLQLAFLSVFLGLIGGSFIGIIRLSAIKPVRWLARAYIDFFRGTPLLVQIFMIYFGLPAIFQELGFTWSLNRLLAGVIALSLNSASYIAEIVRAGIQSIELGQAEAARSLGLNSVQTMRHVIFPQAFRRMIPPLGNEFISLLKDTSLVAVIGFEELFRKGQLIVAENYRAFEIYAAVAMIYLCLTLVSSQAFSRLETWMNPGKKQTSKIK, encoded by the coding sequence ATGGTGAAACTTCCTTTTGGGCGTTGGTTGCGTTGGTGTTTGGTGGTTGGGTTAAGTTGCTGCCTATTAGCCGGTTGTAGTGTGAATCCTGCTGGTGGGAAAACTCTACGGGTAGCGACTGAACCAGCATTTCCGCCATTTGAGTTTCAGGGTCAAGGGGGAGAGTTACAGGGTTTTTCTATTGATTTAATGAGGGCGATTGCTTCCAGCACGCCAGAGGCGAACGCAACTGCGGCTAATTTCCAGGTAGACTTTCAAAGTTTACCTTTTGATGGCATTATTCCTGCACTGCAAGCGAAAACTATAGATGCGGCCATTAGTTCAATTACCATAACTCCAGAAAGGGCGAAAACTGTATCTTTTTCTCGTCCTTATTTTAAAGCCGGGTTAGCAATAGCTATTCGCACAGATAACCAAGACATCAATAGTTTTGACAGTTTGCAAAATAAAAAAATCGCTGTTCAAATTGGTACAACTGGCGCAGAAAAAGCTAAAGGTGTAACAGGGGCGCAAGTGAGAAGTTTTGATTCTGCACCTCTAGCATTACAAGAATTACTGAATGGAAATGTAGATGCAGTCATTAATGATGCACCCGTTACTTTATACGCCATTAATACAGGTAATCTCCAAGGAATTAAAGTTATACAGCAACTACTAACAGAGGAATTTTACGGAATTGCTACTGCTAAAAATTCGCCTTATTTATCTTTGATTAACCAAGGTTTAACAAAAGTATTAGCAAACGGAACTTATCAACAAATTTACCAGAAATGGTTTAAATCCACACCGCCAGGATTACCAGAAAAATTACAATTTGCAAACCAAAATGCAGCTAGGTTAAATTCCTTCAGCTTAATATTGCAATCTTTACCTACTCTATTAAATGGTGTATTGGTAACATTGCAACTAGCCTTTTTATCAGTTTTTCTCGGTTTAATAGGTGGTTCTTTCATTGGGATTATTCGTCTTTCTGCAATTAAACCTGTACGTTGGTTAGCCAGGGCTTATATAGATTTTTTCCGAGGTACACCTTTGCTAGTGCAGATTTTTATGATTTACTTTGGTTTACCAGCAATTTTTCAAGAGTTGGGTTTTACCTGGTCATTAAATCGTCTCCTAGCTGGAGTAATTGCTTTAAGTTTAAATAGCGCCTCTTACATTGCAGAAATTGTCCGTGCGGGAATTCAATCAATTGAACTTGGACAAGCAGAAGCTGCCCGTTCACTGGGTTTAAATTCTGTACAAACAATGCGCCATGTGATTTTTCCCCAAGCCTTTCGGCGGATGATTCCACCTTTAGGTAATGAGTTTATTAGTTTATTAAAAGATACTAGTTTAGTAGCGGTAATTGGTTTTGAAGAATTGTTTAGAAAAGGACAGTTAATAGTTGCAGAAAATTATCGCGCCTTTGAAATTTATGCTGCGGTGGCTATGATTTATTTATGTTTAACGCTGGTTTCTTCTCAAGCCTTTAGTCGGTTAGAAACTTGGATGAATCCAGGGAAAAAGCAAACTTCAAAAATTAAATAA
- the lipB gene encoding lipoyl(octanoyl) transferase LipB has product MIHSIAPNQYRCFLYNQSLMPYLDALQWQRSLLTERINNPNLEDVLILLEHPPVYTLGQGANLEFLKFDLDTSEYHVHRVERGGEVTYHCPGQLVGYPILNLHRYRQDLHWYLRQLEEVLIRVLANYGLQGERISGFTGVWLEGRKVAAIGIKVSRWVTMHGFSLNVCPDLTGFERIVPCGIADKAVGSLAEWIPGIKCLEVRSCIAQCFSEVFGVQLVDAHLQ; this is encoded by the coding sequence ATGATTCATAGTATAGCACCCAACCAATACCGCTGTTTTTTATATAATCAGTCCTTGATGCCTTATTTAGATGCTCTTCAATGGCAGCGATCGCTACTCACAGAACGCATCAACAACCCCAATCTCGAAGATGTACTCATCTTGCTGGAACATCCCCCGGTCTACACTTTGGGACAAGGTGCAAACCTGGAATTTCTCAAATTTGACCTTGACACAAGTGAGTATCATGTGCATCGAGTTGAAAGGGGTGGCGAAGTTACTTATCATTGTCCTGGGCAACTGGTAGGGTATCCAATTTTAAATCTGCACCGTTATCGTCAAGACTTGCATTGGTATTTGCGCCAACTTGAGGAAGTGTTAATTCGCGTGTTAGCAAATTATGGTTTACAGGGAGAACGCATTTCCGGTTTTACAGGTGTGTGGTTAGAAGGGCGCAAAGTTGCAGCGATCGGCATTAAAGTTAGTCGTTGGGTGACTATGCACGGTTTTTCCTTAAATGTTTGTCCCGATTTAACAGGCTTTGAGCGTATTGTACCCTGTGGTATTGCTGATAAGGCTGTCGGCAGTTTAGCAGAATGGATTCCCGGTATCAAATGTTTAGAAGTACGTTCTTGTATAGCTCAGTGCTTTTCTGAGGTATTTGGCGTACAATTAGTCGATGCTCATCTGCAATGA
- the hpf gene encoding ribosome hibernation-promoting factor, HPF/YfiA family: MKLVIHGKNIEITDAIREYVHQKIEKAVSHFQNITNEVDVHLSVARNPRISTKQAAEVTIYANGSVIRAEESSENLYASIDLVADKIARQLRKYKERRQDHKTQPIPTNEVVAPEPVTDLIGDRTPELPGEVVRTKYFSMPPMTLAEAQEQLQLVGHDFYMFRNAETGEINVIYERNHGGFGVIQPRNGNGQTNGKNGKTANVAVPEKSKA; this comes from the coding sequence ATGAAGCTTGTCATCCACGGCAAAAATATTGAAATCACCGATGCAATCCGCGAATATGTGCATCAAAAAATTGAAAAAGCAGTTAGTCATTTTCAGAACATCACCAACGAAGTGGATGTCCATTTGAGCGTAGCTCGCAATCCCAGAATTAGTACAAAACAAGCAGCGGAAGTAACCATTTATGCTAATGGTAGTGTTATCCGTGCGGAGGAAAGCAGCGAGAACTTATATGCCAGTATTGACTTGGTGGCAGATAAAATAGCCCGTCAACTGCGTAAATATAAAGAAAGACGACAAGACCACAAAACCCAACCTATACCAACTAATGAGGTAGTAGCGCCTGAACCAGTAACTGATTTAATAGGCGATCGCACTCCCGAACTACCAGGAGAAGTCGTCCGCACTAAATATTTTTCCATGCCCCCGATGACCCTTGCAGAAGCCCAAGAACAACTGCAACTCGTCGGACACGACTTTTATATGTTCCGTAACGCCGAAACAGGAGAGATAAACGTCATTTACGAACGTAACCACGGCGGTTTTGGTGTCATTCAACCCCGCAACGGTAACGGTCAAACTAACGGTAAGAACGGCAAAACAGCTAACGTTGCTGTACCAGAAAAGTCTAAAGCCTAA